A genomic stretch from uncultured Pseudodesulfovibrio sp. includes:
- a CDS encoding glycogen-binding domain-containing protein: protein MTDEQVKILMEDAIVESIRRAPEADVPEGFSTRVMGGLSPKTPSVWTRIYLWLNRPQVMTVRPFHAIPVLTLAVALLAFAFIQTRPVQNEEDLRLATVRFVMYDGEMLAQNVSVVGSFNGWKADRSVMWYSVEAGAWMLEAQLPPGDHEYLFLVNGDKLMPDPLAPLTRDDGFGNVNSIMFVVGDNEQAL, encoded by the coding sequence ATGACTGATGAACAAGTTAAAATATTGATGGAAGATGCCATTGTGGAAAGCATCCGGCGAGCTCCGGAAGCCGACGTACCCGAAGGTTTTTCAACTCGGGTCATGGGAGGACTGTCTCCGAAAACACCTTCTGTCTGGACTCGAATCTACCTGTGGCTGAACCGGCCGCAGGTCATGACTGTCCGACCATTCCATGCGATTCCTGTCCTGACGCTGGCAGTGGCCTTGCTGGCCTTTGCCTTTATTCAGACACGCCCGGTTCAAAACGAGGAAGACCTCAGGTTGGCGACTGTTCGATTTGTCATGTATGATGGTGAAATGTTGGCGCAAAATGTTTCAGTTGTCGGTTCCTTCAATGGATGGAAGGCAGATCGTTCTGTCATGTGGTATAGTGTTGAAGCGGGAGCTTGGATGCTGGAGGCTCAATTGCCGCCCGGCGATCATGAATATCTCTTTTTGGTCAACGGTGATAAGCTTATGCCTGATCCGTTGGCACCGCTGACGCGAGACGATGGCTTTGGAAACGTGAATTCCATCATGTTCGTGGTGGGGGACAATGAACAAGCTTTGTAG